DNA sequence from the Manduca sexta isolate Smith_Timp_Sample1 chromosome 25, JHU_Msex_v1.0, whole genome shotgun sequence genome:
GCAGTGGAGCGCGGGCCGGCGTTCGATGTGTTGATTCAAGAATTGGAAATGCGCGGTGCGGATCCTTTCACGCCGCAGTTCACATCGCTCGGCGTGAAATACGCCGCTGCATACGAGTTAgcactattttaattatacttacataaaaaaacgaCCCTCAATGCGCGTAAAAAAGTGTAGTGTGCCGACCTACTATTAGGGTAAGATGAGGTTTGATAAAAGAAGAAAAGGcgtttctttaattataatcaaaacaaaaataaacttaacacAACGCCTACGAggagcaaaattatttttttataccatacAATTTATTGGTACAGATTGAAAACTGCCCCCGGTCTATCCAGCGTTACCCCAGATGAGACCACAGCGCCCATCTTCGTGGCAGCTCTTCACAGGGCCGCTGATGCGGGAACACCGAAGACCCTCCGGAAAGATATGCATGGTATAGTATTTGACAGTACCTTTGTTCTGTTTTATTCCAGATATATTGAACTAGCTGAGCCCTGCGTTTGGATCTTTAGAATCTTTGGGTATTAGGTATTGGCTGTCggatgtaattaataatttgagtaattttttcaatttcagATGTGATTGAGCGGTGCGGAAACTATCTATCTGCATTTGTTCGTGATCGAGGTTAATGTAACAAACTTTCAAAAagttatacatttttgtcattaattattatattgcttaTTTACATTTTTGCTTACAGACAAAGCGatgcaaataatattgaaaGCTATGAAGAGTAACCCGACAAAGGAACTTACAAAACGAAGGAGATACGCTTTAGACTACGGCACGGCTGCTACTGagtaagattataaatattcacTAATAGTATAAAGCTGGATTAATACCCCGGAGTAAGTCGAGGACAGGGGGCATGGAAGCAGCTCATCATCGACTCCGTTTTAAAGCGTTTCAAGACTGATACAACCTTCAGTGATGAAGAATAcgattaagaaaaataaagctGGAGTTACTACTTTTTGTAGGAACAAAACTGTCAACTAATGGTTCGGTTCTGAAATTCTTTAACTAATAGATATATAAGGTAACATCATCTTTGAACGATATAGCCcattttatatcccgggaatGGATTATTTAGTTGAAGCCGCGAGCAggaattagaaaatatattacggGAGTATTTGTGTTGTAAACGCTTTTTGTCCCTTCAGAACCGAAGCTGCGCCCATTATAGTTCCGTTTCTAGCTATTAAGGACATAGCTACTGAAGGCAAAGATAATCTAAATAAAGATGTTGAAACTGTCACTCCGGTTGAATTAAAAACCGCAATgaaatgtatgtatttgtatctcttatacctattaatataatacattcgATTAAATAATAACCTCagataagtttaaaatatacacatacacagactcacgccttttatccccgaaagggtaggcagaggcgcaactaatgcaccctcttttcgccgtgtgtattccgtcccttgATGTAATAGAGGGCgcatctatcgccatatcaccgtaaaattgaaatattatacataaaaatatttatgtaacttaTTTGAATgctgaattaataatatttccttttcCAGCTGCGGTACAAGACGTATCAAGATATTTATCACAACCAGTAGCGCTTAGAAGTAAGATCATATAcgcaaaattaacattatttgcacacttataatattacttatactaTTAACGTATTGTTAAATGTAATTCCAGGTGGTGCAGCTGGGGCGCGATACCCTTTGAACTTTTTATCTGCCGTAACTAAATCACTTGGTGCTAGACctctgtttaaatttaaatcctaCGGTCAAACGTACTCTGATGCCGCCGATGTGTATGTTACTTTATTAATGCCATAAAAGACGTAACTTTTAAATAACTATGTATCAATAAAGTGATATAATAAAATGGAGATCGTAAAATACAAACTACACGACGTTCGTATAAATctttatgaaaaatatctaGGTACTTTAAAATGTAGATTCCTGCTGTTTACGGATAGCGGCTATAAGCGATTGCGGTTATTAAAATGAagaatttgttatattattaagtgtGTTAATAATATCTCTATGCCCAACAGTCTTAAATACGCGGGTCCTCTTGAATCGGATCCTAAATGCGAGCAATTGCAATATGAAATCATGAGTGAAATGAAAAGAGGAGTGCCCACAAAACTTGCGCCGACCATCGCGTCGGGTCTCGACGGTAACAATACATAATAACTTAaaactttatcataaaaaataatattgttcaaCTATCTGGCATCTATAATCAAAAGTAATATAggtaaaattgatttatatttttggcTGTTTCCTACAGAGGTATCGGTCGATGCTGCAAAGCATTTAGCGAAAATTGGGACGGAAAAAGgtgagttttataaaaataatatacatttcttTACAGACTTGGTTGTTATACTTATTGCTTGTATtgttaaaattcttatttataactcataatatatatacaatgaACTCTAATCTCGTACGAGATTCGgctgaaattaataaacaattttactcCATAAGTATCGACGGATTAATCTCGGAAATAGACCATTCAAAATaaagttgtgtttcgctcaaatattatttattttgaatggcTTACCTGCGGGATGGATTTTCATAATAAGTACAATCaggattgtttattgatttttattttttttatttttggtttttaatccCCGACGCAGAAAGAagagtgttaaaaatattattgtatccaATGCTTTAAACAGGTAAAGCTATGGATTATCTTGTTGGTGTAATGAAACAAAAAGGCCTGTCGACACTCGGCCAACTGCAAGGATATCAACAGACGTACAATGATGGCGCAAGAAGGtgggtatatttataaaattcatatcttaccaaattctttatttgaaaattctttagaCCCATTTATgcagaatatattaaattagatcGTCACCACagccttattttttattttaccgtatatttgatttttcataCTAGAATAGAAAACGCTCCAACATTGGTAAACGAGAAAATTGATAAAGGAGTGTACGAAAATGTAAGAGGGAAGCTAACTAAACTTATAACAGAGAAACCGTCGCCAGAACACGAGAAGCTTCTGCCaggtataaacaataaaattttgtattcattcTGCAACAATCTTCGCTTTATATTTGAATCCTTGGAAAGataaagaaagaaacatttattattgggacaataacagtatattgtataacatcatcatcatcaactaCATAAAtgctgctgaacataggcctctcctaaagatttccagacggacttCTCGAAAGCGACCtgcataatatataatgtaaaacataTACATTAGAAAATTCttgtaaatttcatattttatatttcagaacTTGTCGATGAATCTTCCAAGTTTTTGTCAGCTCCTGTGCCAGAAAGTGAGTACATACATACCTAGATAAAGCTCCTGCTCTACTCGTGAAAAAAGATGCAGTATTATGTTTGTGTTGCACCTAATGGTTTTGGGATTTGTTTCAAGAGTTAAGATgggtaaattacatttaaatatcgaGCGATACTTTTGCCGTGATTGGCCCAAATAATAGCCACAAGTATTTTCAAAGCAAGAAAAATAGattgatttaaaatgaaaatacaccGGTAGCTTTTATAGTAGCTAAAATATATGAGTCGTTTTCCAGTAAAATGGGTTTAAAAATAGGTATCTCAAGGTAGCACTTGAGTATCTGTCTATACTTCAGTGGAAAAGGGTGAAATTTGCCGGGagagaatccgacacaacatatagttgTTACTAATATTCTTAAATGCGGCCtgcgttgtaatgataattagattttatataaattacgaaagttAAACCGGttggaatcgggttatatagatcCATCGCCACTGGTGTAATTTAATGTCGTTTCGTAGCGGATGCTGAAAAACGTCAAGTATTGGCCGACTTGATGGGTCGTAAAGGAGATCAAATTTTAGGAGAAGATGGTTTGTACAAAATGACATACACCGAAGCAAGCGATGAGTaagtatttcttattttttaatgtagtaatattatgaaaatacacTGTCGTGATTTGAAACACATTACCAAAGAACCGTCGTCTTTTTTTATACACGCACGGAAAAGTAACTCGACTGCtcctcatggtaagtggagtggggtcatagaatgtcgactaacgagagatgattacccctcgacagtcgacacaattatgccggcctgttgaaactggacaggctgatcctggaacgggacacacttgggccactatggcgagttttgacaccttgtacgctatacgggcggatataaaacaaatactaccaccagcaaattaaatagcaaaaacattgaatattattgaaaataaattggtAGCTTTATTAaactacttattataataacaccAGTATAATGAAAGCACCCGTGGGCGTGGTAACAGCAAGCGATGAAGCCAAGAACAAGGAAATGCATCGCAGGATCAGTTCCGCTATACCCGATAAAAAAATGCATGAGATTTTGAAAGGTAGCATATATTTTGTCATTATAAtacgattttataaaataaaaacataactattgtttttatttaggatCATAATGCAATTCCTTTCGAATACAGTTTAATttcctgaaaaaaaaagttgctgGTTCAGTTTtggtttatatatattttttatttaattaaatcaattatgtCATCGTACCGTACGTAGAACGTACTTACCTACGCAAAATTGGAGGATAAATTTTGCAAAaccataattttgaaataattgttaatacCTTATTGTGTTTTTGCTGCTTCTTTaacgtataaaaaattacagatcCTGCAAATGAAGGGGCTGCATATTTAACTGACGTTATTCATGATAGAGGTAAACTTAATAACAGTTTTTTTCAGTAATAATATGAATGAGTGGCTAGAAATACTTAACgtcctaattaaaaaaatatgctcctgactcaaaatatgtatatatttttaatcaggaGAAGCAATCCAAGTAATACATGATGAAATGAAGGATAGGAAAGGCAAAGATTTTCTTACtattggaaaatttaagaaGACCCACGGAGAGGCGGCTGCCATGTACGTAATAAGTATATGGAGTTTATGATAATAAGTCGGCAATTTAGTTTTGCTAATAATCTTTCTGAACAACAATTAACAGCATGTAAAATTCCAGGATTAGTGAAGCCAACAAGTTTGGCGGACAACATCCGTCCCCAGTGATTATGGATAAAGTGAAAGAACGTATTGACGAACTGCCTAAAGCTGGGGCTTCGGAAGGGGCGAACAGGCAAATGGACGGTAATCACTCCTATACATGTTTGACGGCCGATTTGATTAAAAGCTAACGTGGGATCGATagcaaaaatggaccaatcagaaagGAGTTTCacgtgcttacaaatgacttattttggcTGGTTTATTCTTCGTATTGCTTCAGTTAGAGATTGGGATAGTTGATTGAAATCTGccgtaaatgaaaatatatctttacttttatataaaggtgtttgtttgtttgtttgaacgcattAATCTCGAGAACGACTGGTTCTAAATGAAAAATTCcgcgaaaatatatagcggaactctTTCACAAAGGTGAAGCAGTAGCAAGCAGTGATAAGATTTGCAGTATTTcagtgtaatattattataatgccaACTTTAATCACATGATCCACTAATTACCGTTAATAAACAACTACTTACCGTTCGTATTCACAACTAACAATGAATCAGTATATTCTGAGTACGTGTTCGGGAAATATAATAgtgatagaaatataaaaatattttaatatttacgttcTTTTTCAGATACAACGAGCATCGTATCCGCGTATATAGCTGGTGTGGCTACCGACGAATGTAAGTAGAGTGCAAAttagttttctttattatttggaaataccataaattcaaataatcgCAACTTTAACTTGTAAATAACTCAtaacaatattaacaattttttgtGTATCACAGGTGGTTTAGACGCTAAAGCTTTAGCTGCGCTTGACAGGTATAGtcatattcttattttttgatatttcaaaACTATATTAGGTTATATGATATcgttaatattcaatttaaaaatatttattctcatTCAAAAATATCGTTCTCAACCTTAATTAATGTGGTTTGCAGAAAAGGCAAGTCTGCTTCAGCGTTAAATGTTGCTGATGCGGAGGCGGAGCGCCTCAGGCTAGAGGCGGAAGAAGCAGAACGACGGAAACAGGAGGAAGAAGATAGAAAAAAGCGAGaggaagaagaaagaagaaagcGCGAAGAAGAAGAGAAAAAAAGTCAGGTGAAGATGAAGAACGGAAGAGGAGAGAGCAAGATGAAATGCGTAGACTAGAAGAAGAAAGGAAAAGGAAAGGAGATGAAGAAGAAGCTCGGAGGAAAAGGgaggaagaagaaagaaagCGATTAGAAGAAGAAGCTAAGAAAAGTAAGGAAGCAGACGAGAAGAAAGACAAAAGGGCTGGAAAACCCAGTCGATCCTCTGCAGCAGGTACGtaatttttttggaaaagtGAAATATCtctacaatcaaaattatttatgtacaaccCCTTGTATCTTACAGACCAGGACAGAGAGCGAGAACAGGCATTATCGATATTGCATACTCAGTTACGTGCACGCGACAAAGAGATCCTTTATAAGCAACCGCATACAGAATTAACCCATTCTCAAGCTTCACGCTGGTCAGTTTTTAggggttttatttttgtaattaaataattgtttccttatttaatattcactgggttgatggcgtagttgaatAACGGTACGACGgaagtgctgaggtctcgggttcggtcCCCGGGTCGGGTAATGTGGGCaagtttttttactcagtatcagctcggaatctggaatttgggCCCGATATGACTCACCTTCTATCACATCTAGGGACAAATACACGGCGGAAAGGGGTTGCAGCAATTGGGTCTCTGCTTACCCGTTCAATGATAAAGGGCGGTGGTGTGTGTgggttaattaatattttagattttgattAACGATAAAAGATATAGTTACAGTTAAAATACGCAATATAACTTTTTCTGGATAAAtcatactttatttttcaactattAGGATAGGCATGAAACCACCTATGAAAGTTGATAAGAGTGTGAAGGAATCTGCAGATACTGGACGGCTTCACAAGAAATTTGAACGAAAATTGAGTTTGCTTGTTGCGAAATCCACTCCTGCCAATATGTATGATACAATGCaaggtatttaataataaattataattgacagACTCTCATTATCGTAGCTAACTCTTCGCTCTGTTATGAAGTTCATAATTCTAGACGTATTAATGTTTAGACattctttaaattatagtttttaaaaatgccagcactgtattatatactgcccattGCTGAGTAGGAGCCTCCTTTTCTACTGACAGTCTAGGACGACAGCGGGTGCCATTTATTGATAATTCTCAGATTAGTATATACTTAGGTTTTCTaataatgttttccttcgctGTAAAGCGCTTGatatttgataaacaatacattgACTTCGAAAGGTTAAAGTTTTCGAACCTGTAGACGTCTGTCTCTACTAGGCTAAAGCGCATTAAATTACTGTTTTATTACGTGAACTGAGAATTGGACCCAAAAGAAACCCAAAAATATGACCCATTAAAAGAATCACAAGCCACCAGCTCGTCATCAGAAACATTACCACTTTACTATGCTCACATTGTAGGATagacttacatattttatatatgtcattcccaaatatatttcaaagaaattcCTTTTTTGCAGATGTGATAATTGAATCTTCTCGTATTTTATCGGAATACTTCGTCTCGAGTAGTAAGTAACATTTTAACtagaaaaatattgttggtAGAGTTAATCAATACTGACACACATTAGGATAATATAGTGATACTTTATAATgaatgtttttcttaatatcaTTGGTGtataatacagattataaaGCCCTGGTTCAGGAAGCTCTTATATCAGAAATGCAGAAGCGTGGAAACGAGATTCTTATTGAAGTTGACGGAGCCGCAGAAACTTTTTTCTTCTCTGCGCAAAGGTACAACCAGAAACagaatacatttaatatacaaaattatcatGTGTAAAgatagataattttaataaaataacatttaggtTAAAAAAAGCGAAATCCATGGAAGTGAAGGAACCTTGTAGTCAAGTGGCTTACCATTTGAACAAAAGATTGGACGACATGATCCGATGCCGTTCAATGGCTAGAAAGCTTACTGCAACTATGAAaggtaaaaagttttttttatctgcaACTTTCGACCTTATTTTCATTTgtgtataatttctttttgtgttctCAGATCACGTGAAAGATGCTTCTGACTACTTATCTGAACAAGTCACAAAGCCAGGTAAGTGAAACTAGTAACATCGGTTCTTAAATGGAATGAATGGAAAATATAGAAACATCCATGAcccattcttattttttaattctagaCGAACAAATTGAAGCTTACGTGTCATTGTTGGAGGAAATGGAGGCGGCCGGAGACACTTTACTTATAGAAGGAAATATTCCAAAATCTTATAAAGATGCAGCTGCTTAGTAATTACTAATagtcctatattttttttacctctaTCAAACACACATTTAttgaagttataaatatattatataactgtgtattctacaatgttttttttataatataccatctacaatatgtattttatatttaaaaaataggatCAATTAAGTACAGCTCCCTTAGATGTCCAAAAAAAGCGACTCGTCAATCGAAGTCGTTTAATTTGATGTCTGTGATTGATCGAaagaccaatgcgtcagtcacgtgttagtctcccAACTGACCAATAAAAAGGCACGTCATATTTTATTGCCACATTATAAGCACCCTGATCTTGATTCAAAATAACGTCAGAACACTATCTTAATGGAGAGGTGTGCAAATTAGACAAtgtaaataagataataatttttAGCCTTCGTCAATTAACGTCTTTGGATGATCAAATTGGGCGAGCAAATTCAACTCTACAAGCATCTATAGAGGGAAAACTAAAAACTTTAATGGCTAACGTAACCGCCAGTGGTTATAGTGTACCAGTCATGCACGGTAAACACATAGAATAGCAAGAAAAAAAACGTAGTAAAAGTTTTTCTTATAAAAGTTGttcatttaatattacctactacaatattttgtttctaaattGGCCTTATAATATcactttatactttttaattgcCAAATGTCTAATGGATCTTGTTCGTTTATGTTAAAACCAAGAAAAATGAGACTTATGTTGCCAAATTGTATAAGTTCAATTAGTAGAAGagatataaattgttaattttaacattatcgGTCTTTTTTAGGTGTTATTAAAGATTCGACTCGGTTGCTGGTTTCCTATATTATGCTTCAAGGTTGGTAATACTGTGGCCATTTCCTTATCATTCATTAAGATATCGCAAAAGAGCGAAAATTCCTAGTTGCTTCTTGcacctttttatatatatatataaaaatatatatatatttttactcgaCACATTAGTACATCTGTGATATTTTATAAGTGtggaatgtaattttttgtttaaattgttatgaattttagGTGAGAAAACGGAAGCacttaaaattatgattgaaaAAATGGAGCAAACTGGTGAATGTGTTTTACTGCGACATGGAAACCTACGGAAATCCTACGTCGAGGGCGCTAATAGGTTAGTCTGGCTATGTTAactttacaatatgtatttgttttacattacacaatatcatagttatagtaatattaaatacttattatagaataattgatttatctatctTTGCAGATTACGCGGCAAGAATACAGACCAACTGGGTGTACCGAGTGCGGACCCTGTAGTTGCGAGaaagatacaaataaaactgaacAATTTAATGCGCGATTGTACTCCACCAAAATATCAACCGCTCATTGacggtatatttatttaatttaaataatgtgtttaattgttggataaattatataatacgaAATGAAAAAAGCAATGACCATTTTGCAGATGTCATTGAAGACGCTACCATGTATCTGGCGGTGCACTTTTTGCAACCACGTAAGttttaatagtatttagtaactacattcgaataatacctttaaaagttaataatttcttcTCCTTTCCTTAGATATAATTAAGGTGTGCAAATGTATGAAGAACGTGTTTGTTCAATGTGAGCTGTGGTGCGACGAGATATTGCGTCGTGTGGCTCGTCCGTGCTGCACGTGTTCCCGGCACATCTCCGCGCAGGCTCTGGAAGACCTTGCACCGGGACAGCGCCTGCGCATCAGCCCTGGCTCGTCCAGGGCATTCGCTCCTGGTCTTCAGATATCCCTCACGCAATGTCCTGCTAGACCAACAAGAAGCCCAAGACGTGGCGAAAAACCCACAAGGCAACCGTGCCCTGCCTCCAAACCAACTGAAGGATGCCGCCAGACGACTGCGTCGTATCTTCTATACTCAACCGAATATAATATCCGAGGTGGTTTCGATGCCAGTCCCACGCGGGCGCTTCTTCAAACACCGTCAAATTCGCTGCAAACTCCTTCGACACCGTCATCACCGTCACCTTCAGGGTTGACTTCATATTCATCGACTTCCCCGCTACGGTctcatttttttaacatgcaTGATAAAAATCAGATAGTGCAAAGAGAGAATGAA
Encoded proteins:
- the LOC115441732 gene encoding uncharacterized protein LOC115441732 encodes the protein MADAPSTTASEFAPSEMPVSEMGEASPAREATTFPPYPPYATEPAPPSVADTIIAGRDLRLQYKSLPKQLVRPPPKPARPKGPKATDVKLSRRAARAHARCLRRHGAVLTDRLEHMSKPPRRAIINMWREHADTLPPETISRLRTMLDADEPFKPDQAYEYFINLKKSKKKNTALRVNQIKKDVLAMCGDKRFLWARNATVAFARGIQLRLARPGRFTLADGMLRLSNIILNEICGYMGMRIPSRRCTHPKAKFIMDVADKIAVWIDEILSESDDRMLMMDFDEDEDLFKEFGDTGFADDFLNMMGDGGLFKGPQPAYLKFTGEMMEAFMILTESMEKKASQQLLSHGKFTQTYEEGANELKQAPDFDASELDTTLAEKLNKELAATAKPNTPSNIAPFMKDMVEICSNYLAQNAEYNKDKGPAFKLLIQTMRSRSSVVLFEKDKLRKTYSKAANELEEAKGLDNDHDEPNLSQEIHANLTQLVENVTPNELKTDMAETVDISSKYLSQRAIDELERGPAFDVLIQELEMRGADPFTPQFTSLGVKYAAAYELKTAPGLSSVTPDETTAPIFVAALHRAADAGTPKTLRKDMHDVIERCGNYLSAFVRDRDKAMQIILKAMKSNPTKELTKRRRYALDYGTAATETEAAPIIVPFLAIKDIATEGKDNLNKDVETVTPVELKTAMKSAVQDVSRYLSQPVALRSGAAGARYPLNFLSAVTKSLGARPLFKFKSYGQTYSDAADVLKYAGPLESDPKCEQLQYEIMSEMKRGVPTKLAPTIASGLDEVSVDAAKHLAKIGTEKGKAMDYLVGVMKQKGLSTLGQLQGYQQTYNDGARRIENAPTLVNEKIDKGVYENVRGKLTKLITEKPSPEHEKLLPELVDESSKFLSAPVPETDAEKRQVLADLMGRKGDQILGEDGLYKMTYTEASDDIMKAPVGVVTASDEAKNKEMHRRISSAIPDKKMHEILKDPANEGAAYLTDVIHDRGEAIQVIHDEMKDRKGKDFLTIGKFKKTHGEAAAMISEANKFGGQHPSPVIMDKVKERIDELPKAGASEGANRQMDDTTSIVSAYIAGVATDECGLDAKALAALDRKGKSASALNVADAEAERLRLEAEEAERRKQEEEDRKKREEEERRKREEEEKKSQVKMKNGRGESKMKCVDSRRKREEEERKRLEEEAKKSKEADEKKDKRAGKPSRSSAADQDREREQALSILHTQLRARDKEILYKQPHTELTHSQASRWIGMKPPMKVDKSVKESADTGRLHKKFERKLSLLVAKSTPANMYDTMQDVIIESSRILSEYFVSSNYKALVQEALISEMQKRGNEILIEVDGAAETFFFSAQRLKKAKSMEVKEPCSQVAYHLNKRLDDMIRCRSMARKLTATMKDHVKDASDYLSEQVTKPDEQIEAYVSLLEEMEAAGDTLLIEGNIPKSYKDAAAYLRQLTSLDDQIGRANSTLQASIEGKLKTLMANVTASGYSVPVMHGVIKDSTRLLVSYIMLQGEKTEALKIMIEKMEQTGECVLLRHGNLRKSYVEGANRLRGKNTDQLGVPSADPVVARKIQIKLNNLMRDCTPPKYQPLIDDVIEDATMYLAVHFLQPHIIKVCKCMKNVFVQCELWCDEILRRVARPCCTCSRHISAQALEDLAPGQRLRISPGSSRAFAPGLQISLTQCPARPTRSPRRGEKPTRQPCPASKPTEGCRQTTASYLLYSTEYNIRGGFDASPTRALLQTPSNSLQTPSTPSSPSPSGLTSYSSTSPLRSHFFNMHDKNQIVQRENEPIYQTTRKQIVSDTSTSSSFHTPPTSNLASLADTVNTPFWQNPTAMYARYSRNTNRQPPENEASSKKRSRLRSGYSARTPIVSTDQMSDWHAMMVSLMWNVQAWRDWIQENIDRARAFQRPLAESDSADVNENWAAFQRRVATEALQWRQYNTFSRQLTLRLVLRYQDKQIVSPTRATVKTQAYMECQREMLDIIDMFNRWTQWLTLVIKETDSLREDPHSDGSLQETRWQYFKSKVEEYADDWEKYNMHLKVCWEHKYRSLIADWLPAWEQSGPVWVVSACGAVPSGAVAAGVFDGEVVWVARTTHKCNVLPAALHPSKHCCIVYADGAVHHYTKYQVMCNAEVRWVAWRSGAVGARAVRVARGVHAGRVLYRGSHLLGAVLAPHYRCHVLIFDRPFAFNCYELLVLADD